One region of Candidatus Atribacteria bacterium genomic DNA includes:
- a CDS encoding TolC family protein, with protein sequence MKKKLLIFMFLFFAILVIGNIQITAQEIIKLDPSQAVEMALANNLEFQKARYQLENVEIDAKKNNAENLLAQSNLLEKQNELLLSQEKEQFQQKKEDLIIQVIDEYLQLKLAQKDLQVKERTSEMEKNTLEDIELQAKAGYKVELDVLEQSNIYYDALFSFESAKLDYQKLLGNFRVTLGLNSKSQIELAAINVPDFKEIKLNEALQKGRQNSVSLQINNLQIDLASLELEKSKVSDTPEIDLKKLENNFEITKLDYQIAQENLDYQIQSQWQNYMQTKNNIISTQNSLNQINKHKTIISNQVKAGLASKDEELSAMVGVLEAEYRLASSVRNYYNALLNLQSIMGNLNKGDIQ encoded by the coding sequence ATGAAGAAAAAACTGCTTATCTTTATGTTTCTATTTTTTGCTATTCTGGTAATAGGAAATATTCAGATTACTGCTCAGGAAATTATAAAATTGGATCCTTCTCAAGCCGTAGAGATGGCATTAGCTAATAATCTTGAATTTCAGAAAGCTCGTTACCAGTTGGAAAATGTAGAAATTGACGCCAAAAAAAATAATGCTGAAAACCTATTAGCCCAATCCAATTTATTAGAAAAGCAAAATGAATTATTACTTTCACAGGAAAAAGAGCAATTTCAACAAAAAAAAGAAGACCTTATTATTCAAGTCATTGATGAATATCTCCAATTGAAATTAGCACAAAAAGACTTGCAAGTTAAAGAAAGAACTTCAGAAATGGAAAAAAATACTCTGGAAGATATAGAACTTCAGGCCAAAGCTGGATATAAAGTTGAACTGGATGTTCTGGAACAGAGTAATATATATTATGATGCATTATTTTCCTTTGAAAGTGCAAAATTAGACTATCAAAAATTACTGGGAAATTTTCGGGTAACCTTAGGATTAAATTCAAAAAGTCAGATAGAGTTAGCCGCAATAAATGTCCCCGATTTTAAAGAAATTAAATTAAATGAAGCATTGCAAAAAGGAAGACAAAATAGTGTGTCATTGCAAATTAATAATCTGCAAATCGATTTGGCCAGTCTGGAATTAGAGAAAAGTAAGGTTTCGGATACTCCGGAGATAGATTTAAAAAAATTGGAAAACAATTTTGAAATAACAAAACTGGACTACCAAATTGCCCAAGAAAATCTGGATTACCAAATACAATCTCAATGGCAAAATTATATGCAAACAAAAAATAACATTATATCAACTCAAAACAGCCTAAACCAAATAAACAAACATAAAACAATCATTAGCAATCAAGTTAAAGCAGGATTGGCAAGCAAAGATGAAGAGCTGTCTGCTATGGTAGGTGTGCTTGAAGCAGAATATCGATTAGCATCTTCAGTCCGTAATTATTATAATGCCCTACTTAATTTACAATCCATCATGGGAAATTTAAATAAGGGAGATATACAATAA